Below is a window of Myxococcus guangdongensis DNA.
CCCGACGGCGCGTAGAAGGAGTAGCTCAGCGCCACCCGTCCCCAGCTCCCCTTCACGTGGTAGTCCAGCTCCACGCCCCGGCTGCCGAGTCGTCCCAGGTTGCGGTACGCCTCCTCGTTCGCCACCGCGTCGTACGAGTAGATGATGGGGTCGGAGACGCCCACGTCGAAGGCGTTGGCGCTCAGCGCGTGGCCCTCGCCCAGTCGCAGCGTGCCCTCCAGCTCGTACACCGTGGTGCGCTCGGGCTTCACGTCCGCGCCCAGGCTGATGTTCTCGATGCCCGGCGCGCGGAAGGCGCGGCTGAACAGCGCCTTGCCGCTGAACGGGCCGAAGGCGCGCAGGAGCACCAGGCGCGGGACGAAGGAGCTGCCGAAGTCGCTGTGGTTCTCGTAGCGCGCGCCCGCGACCACCGTGGCGATGGGGTTCTCCGAGAACGCCTCCACGAAGCCCGCGACGTTCAGGTACGAGACGCTCGTCGCGCCGTCCGCGCCGAAGGCCGTCTGCAGGCCCACGTCCGCGGGCCCCTCGAGCCGGCCCTGGTCCGACGCCACGTCCACGCCGCCGGTGAGCTGCAGGTAGTCCAGCGCCGCCCAGCGCGCCATCGTCCGGCCGCGCAGCCGCATCACCCGCTTCTCGTAATAGAACTCCGAGCCCTGGTCCGTGTCGCGGAACGGCTCGGCGAGCGTCAGGTTGAAGCGGGGGATGATCTCCACCCGCTCGCTCGGGCGGAAGCGGTTGCTCAGCTCCGCGTGGAAGGACTCGAAGTCGGTGGGCGCGGGCGCGTCCAGCACCTCGTCGAAGGCGACGATGGCCGACGTGGAGAAGCGCTGGTACAGCACGCTCAGCTGGAGGTCCCGGTAGCCCACGCCCGCTTGCACCGTGGTCGGGTCCAGCTTCGTGTTGCCGCCCATCTGCGCGGTGTTGCCGAAGAAGTCCTCGAAGCGCCCGTCGCTCCGCTGGCCCTGGCCCAGGGACGCGGAGGCGAAGACGCTCAGGCCCGGCGCGGACTCGAACACCTTGCGGCCCGACAGCGTGAGGCTGCGCCGCCCGTTGACCGACTCCAGCTGGCCATAGGTGCCCGACACCATCAGGTCCGAGCTGCCCTGCACGCCCCGGGTGATGACGTTGATGACGGCCAGCTCCGCGTTGCCGCCGTAGATGACCGAGCCGGGCCCGCGCACCACCTCGATGCGCTCGATGAGCTCCACGGGCAGCTCGTTGCCCAGCTGCATCGTCGAGTAGAGCTGCTCGTTGAGCTCCTTGCCGTCGACGACGAGCAGCACCTTGCCCTCGTAACCCCACAGGCCGCGGAATCCCGGCCCCACCGTGCCCTGCGTGTCCACGCCGAAGAAGAAGCCCGGCACCTGGAGCAGCACGTCCATCAGGTCGCGCGCGCCCGAGTCACGAATCTCCTCCGCCGTCAGCGACGTCACCACCGCGGGCGAGTCGCGCAGCCGGGTGATGGCGAACGAGGCCACCTGGCTGTGCACGTCCGACTCCCCATCCAGCGGCAGCTCCTCCTGCGCGCGGGCCTCGGGCGTGGGCTCGGGCGTGGGCGCGGGCTCCTCCCACTGCGCGAGGGCGGGAGACGCGCACAACAGCAGCGAGAGCAGACTGGGGCGGAGCCGATGACGGCGGACCATGGGAACCTCCAGGCAATGACGGGGCGTGGGCGTCCCAAGGCCCTCGTCAGACATTCGGAATGGGAAGCGGTGCGGGGAACGAGCGGCTTCAGCGCACCCGGACGGCGACACGACGGCCTGCTTCGACCTCGACGCTCATGCGACGCTTCACCTCGCCGTTGACGCGGACCTCCACGCGGGCCGGGCCGGCGGGGAGGTTCTGGGCGACGAGAGGTGGAAAGCCATAGGGGCGGTTGTTGACCCAGACCTCGCCGTAGAGCGACGGGGAGGTGATGTCGAGCTCACCCCGTCCCGTCGCCTCGGCCTTCACCGCCACGGGCGCGGCGGCGGCGGTCGTGGGCGGCGCCTCGGGAGGCGGCGGCGGCGCGGCGGGCGTCGTGCTGGCCACCGGGCGCGTCGGGGCGGGCGGCGCGAGCTGCTCGCTCACGTCCCGGTTGAGGGAGTGCACGCCGTCCTCCTCCAACACCACCGTCTCCTCCATCAACCGACGCTCTCCTTGTGCGAGCGCCACCCGGTAGGTGCCCGGCCGCAGCGGCAGCCGCGCGGGCGTCATGTCCACCGCCTTGCCATCCACCTGCACCACCAACCCCGGGGGCGTGGAGGTCACCAGCAAGAGTCCGTTGCGCGGCTCCTCGAGCACCTCGGGCGGCTCCTCCTTGGCGTGCGGGGTCGCGCGAGAGGGGTTGGTGCGCGTGGGCTTCGCGCGCGGCGGTGTCCGCGTGACGGTGGGCTCTCGCGCGGGCTTGGTGGGCTCGACGCGGCCCCGGTCGCGCTCACGCGACTGGAGGTCCGTGGCGATGCGCAAGAGTTCGACCAGGTCGCCGCCGGGGGTCCTGCGCAGGCTCAAGGCCTCGGTGAACTCGCGCACGGCGATGTCGTAGTCGCGGTCCTCCAGCGCGGCGAGCCCCGCGGCGCGGCGAGCGCGGGACAGCCCCTCGTTCGCGTCCTCCGACGGCGGCGCGGGGGCGGCGACGGGCGGCGTGGGGGTGGTGGTTCCCGAGACGGGTGGGGGAGGAGGCACGTCCGACGCGCGGCGCTTGCGCACCACCACGTACGCCATGGCGTTGATGGCGAGCGTTCCGACGACGATGACGGCAATCCAGGTCTTCTGTTTCATCCGCTTCTCGGTCTCACCGCGCGCGCCGCGTCCACCCCGGCGCGAAGGCCGTCACCCTCAGGCGACGAAGTACCAGAACAGGGCACTGGCACAGACGGCGGCGCCGACAGTCAAGACGACGGGCCAGGGAAAGGGCGGCTCGCTCACGGGCAAAGGCCCGGGAGGCGGACTGTGCACCGTGGCCGACGTGCGCTCCTCCACCGGAGGTCCCGGACGCACGCCCGGCAAGTCGTCCAGGGGGGACATGTGGCCGGAGGACATTCCGCTGCCGGAGGCCCCGCTGAAGGCGGCCAGCGCCGCGCCCGTGTTCCCGGGCCGGTCCGCGGGGAACAGCGACGTCACCAGCGCCGCCAGCTCACGCCCGCCCGACGTCCAGTTCTGCGACGCGCGGAAGCGCTCCAGGTCCATCGCCAGCTCGCGAGCGCTCTGGTAGCGCGCGTCCGGCTCCTTCTCCAACAGCCGCAGGATGATGCGCTCCAGCTCCGGCGCGAAACCCGGTGACACCTGTGATGGACGCGTCACCTGCACCTGGGTGGCGGCGACGATGGTCTGCTCCACCGTCTCGCGCTTGAACAGGCGTTTGCCGGTGGAGGCCTCGTAGAGGACGATGCCCAGCGAGAACAAATCCGAGCGGTGGTCCAGCTCCCGGTTCGTTATCTGCTCCGGGGACATGTACGCGTACTTGCCCTTCACCACCCCCACGCTGGTGCGCTCCACGTTGACCGCGCTCTTCACGATGCCGAAGTCCGCCAGCTTGACGATGCCGTCACGCGACACGAGCACGTTGCCCGGCGTCACGTCCCGGTGCACCAGCTTCAGCGGCGTGCCGTCCGGCAGCGTCTTCGAGTGCGCGTACGCCAGCGCGTCCGCCACCGCGATGCCCACGTCCACCGCCACCCGCTGCCCCAGGGGGAAGGCCGACTTCCACGAGTGCCGCAGCACCCGGTCCAACGACTGACCTTGGATCCACTCCATGGCCAGGTAGTACTGGCCATCAATCTTCCCGAAGTCGAAGACCTGGACGATGTTCGGATGCGTCAGCAGCGCGGCCACCTTCGCCTCGTCCGCGAACATCCGGCTGAACGCCTCCAGATTGGCGTACTCCGGCAGCACCCGCTTGATGACACACGGCTTGGAGAAGCCGTCCGGACCGTCGATGGAGGCCAGGAAGATGTGCGCCATCCCCCCCGCGGCGAGCCGCTGGAGGATTCTGTACTTCCCGAAGAAGACCTCTTCCACGGGGGCCGGCACTGGCACGTCGAGCCTGTCCAACTGTCGCCTCAGGAAAAAGCTGTAAGGCGAGAAAGATACATTCCGTCTGACTACCCCTCAAGTTCATGACTTTCTGGGTATCAGGTAACAGTCGTATCAAGCGCCTCGGACCCGGTGGGTCATTCGCCGCGAGGTTTGCGGCGGCTCTTGCGACGGGGTTTGCGTCGGGCGGGGGGCGGCTTGGTCACCTCGGCGAAGCGCGCGCCGCTGACGCCCGCGTGCTCGAGGGCCTGTTTGATGCCCTCGGAGACGATGAGGCTGACGGGCCAGCCCCAGGTGCGCAGGACGCGGGCGCCGCCGGTCTTCTCCGGGTCGATGCGCAGGCCCCGCACGGTGCGGTAGTGGCCCACGCGCTCGGGAGGGGCGTCCTGGGCGGTGTAGTGGGCGACCTCCGCGCAGCCGCGCTCGTCGATACAGCGCATCAGCCGGGTCGCGACGAGGATGAAGTACGGCTCGCGCTCGCCCTCCACCTCCACGGGGAGCAGCTGCACGTCGTCCGGGGCCAGCTCCCGGAAGACGGAGGCCACGGTGGCGTGGACCACGGGGGTGAGCCCCGCACCGGCCAGGGAGAAGTCCAGGGGCCGGCCCGGGGGCTGGACGGTGAGCTTCAGCCGTCCCCGCTGGCGCACCGGCGCGCCCGCGGTGAAGAACCAGACGGAGTCCATCTTCCGCCCGTCCACGGACACCGGGTCGCTCAGCTCGCGACGGGCCGGGTTGCGGAAGTCGTCGTGCAGGTCGAAGTAGCGGGCGGCGTGGGCCGCCCTCGGGGGAGCTCGCCGCGCGGCGGACGCACGGCGGGGCCTGTCCGGGGTCTCCTCGGAAGGTGCCGCGCCGACGCGTGGAGTCCCTTCGGGGGAGGCCGGACCCGGAATGCGCCGCGCGAGCAGTCGGAGCGCCTGGGTGAGCCGCCTGAACATCCGCCGATGTTACTTCGCACCTCCCGGGTGAGGGCGAGCGGAACGTGAGGGCCCCTGCTCGCGCGCCTCCCCGGCCACCAGCCTGGGGCGCCTACCAGGAGGTGTGGTGCGCGTAGCGGCCCGCGCGGGTGTCCAGGCTGAGGAAGGAGAACTGGCCCTCCGAGCAGGTGCCGCTGTTGAGGAACAGGCGGCTGCCGTGCTCCACCTTCATGCCCAGGTGGGTGTGGCCGGTGACGACGACGTCCGCCTCCTGCTCGTGGGCGCGCGCCAGGGCCCAGCGCTGGAAGGTGCAGCGCTCCGGGTCCGACGCCGCGTGTGTCAGCCGGACGTCCAGCGCCTGGAACATGCGGAACATCGCGTGCAGCCGCATGCGCCGGAGCCACGCGCCCGTCCACACCGCGGCCTCCGACAGCCAGCGCGCCTTGCGGATGACCCAGTCGTGGTGGTGGCCGTGGGTGAAGAGCATCCGCACCCCGTCCGCCTCCAGGACGAGCTGCTCGGGGGCGCCCAGCACCGTGCCCGCCACCAGGTCGTGGTTGCCGTGGATGTAGTGGTACTGGGGCTGGGAGAAGCGCTGGACCAGCTCCGGATGGGCGGCGCGAGCGGCCGCCAGCTCGGCCGCCTGCCGGCCTGGAGTCTTGGAGGTGAGCGTCTCGAAGATGTCCCCCAGCAGGACGATGCGCTCGAAGTCGCCCTCCAGCCCGCGCAGGAAGCGCAGGAAGGCCGTGTCCTCGTGGCCGAAGTGGTCCGCCGCGTCGCGTCTGCCCAGGTGCAGGTCTGAAATCACCGCGATGTGCATGGCGTGTCCCTATTCCTCCCACGTTGCAAGGTCGAGGCCCGTCACATCCCGGCGGCTTCGGACGTGACGTCCTGGAGGGCCCGGTCCGGCCCCGGGTGTGCCCCGCAAGGCTGCGCACGCGCCCCGCGTTCCGCCACGAAATCCGCGGGGCGGCTCTCACCGCGCGGATGTCACACGCCTCCGGGACTTTTTCCCGGCACCCCCGCGCTTCGATTTGCATTCGTGTCGTGTGGACACTAAGAATGGTGTCTGAACAACACGAAGTGGCGAATGTTCGAGGGGCGGACCCGATGGTCATCGGCTACATGAAGGCGGCACCGACGTCGTACGTGATGCAGTTCGAGGGCGGGCGGGTGGTGCGGGAGGGGGCGGGGCTGTCGTTCTTCTACTGGAAGCCGTCCGCGACGCTGGTGAGCGTGCCCCTGTCGAGCGCGGACGTGCCCTTCGTGTTCAACGAGGTGACGCGGGACTTCCAGGCGGTGACGCTGCAGGGGCAGCTGACGTACCGGGTGGCGGACGCGCGCAAGCTGGCGGGGCTGTTGGACTACTCGTTGGCGGCGTCGGGGCGCTACCGCTCGGACGACCCGGAGAAGCTGCCGGAGCGGCTGGTGCAGGTGGCGCAGGTGCGGGCGCGCACGGTGGTGCAGGGGCTGAGCTTGCGCGAGGTGCTGGTGAGCGCGCAGACGATTGAGGACCAGGTGCTCTCGTCGCTCGCGTCGGCGGAGCCCATCCGCGCGCTGGGGGTGGAGGTGATGGCGTTCTCGCTGCTCTCCGCCAAGCCGACGCCGGAGATGGCGCGGGCCCTGGAGGCCGAGGCGCGCGAGGGGCTGCAGCGCCACGCGGACGAGGCCATCTACGCGCGCCGCAACGCCGCGGTGGAGCAGGAGCGGCGCATCAAGGAGAGCGAGCTGGCGACGGAGCTGGCCGTGCAGGAGCGCCAGCGGCAACTGCGTGAAGCGAAGATGGCGGCGGACATCGCGGTGGAGGAGCAGCGCGCGGCGCTGATGGAGCGCTGGACGCAGAACGAGAAGCAGGCCGCGGACGCGCGCGCCTACGCGCTGGAGAAGACGCTGGCCCCCGTGCGCGGCGTGGACTGGAAGACGCTGATGGCCACCTCGGCGAGCGGCGGGGACCCCGCGCTCAACATCGCGCTCGCCTTCCGGGAGATGGCGGAGAACGCCCAGCGCATCGGCGAGCTGAACGTGTCGCCGGACCTGCTCCACTCGCTGATGAGCGCCGGTGGAGGAAGCAGGCCCCCGCAGACCACCGCCCCGCGCGCGCCGACGCCGCCCGCCCGCGAGCGCTGAAGCCAGGAGGGGAGGGCACGCCATGTTCGAGAAGATTCTCCTGGTCACCCGCCGCACGCGGCTGGCGGGGTTGGTGGAGCGCTTCAACACGAAGAAGCAGGCCAAGTTCTACGTGGAGAACGCGGGACAGGACTTCGACGAGTTCGAGCGCGAGGACGCCTCCTACGCGCGCGCGGTGGACCGGCTGCGGGACTCCCTGGACGTGGGGCTGCCGGTGCAGCAGGTGGACCGGAGCCTGGTCCCCACGTTCCTCTTCACCGGGAAGGAGATTGTGGTCGTCGCCGGGCAGGACGGGCTGGTGGCGAACGTGGCCAAGTACGTGGGGGAGCAGCCGCTGGTGGGCGTGAATCCGGACCCGGATCGCTTCGACGGCGTGCTCCTGCCCTACGAAGTCCCGGGCGCCAGGGCCGCGGTGCGCAAGGTGCTGGACGGCAAGGCGCGCACGCGGGGCGTCACGCTCGCGGAGGCGCGGCTGGAGGACGGGCAGCGGCTGCTCGCGTTCAACGACTTGTTCATCGGCGCCAGGACCCACGTGTCGGCGCGCTACCGGCTGAGCCACGGGGGGCAGGAGGAGGCGCAGTCGTCCAGCGGGGTGCTGGTGTCGACGGGGGCGGGCTCCAGCGGGTGGCTGTCCAGCGTCTTCACGCTGGCGCGCGGGCTCACCGCGCGCACGGGCGGGGTGCCGGGCGAGGCGTGGCGGCTGTCGTGGGAGGAGCCCCGGCTGGCCTTCGTGGTGCGCGAGCCCTTCGTCAGCCGCAACTCGGGCGCGGAGCTGGTGGGCGGCTTCGTCACGGCCGAGGAGGAACTGGTGCTGGAGTCGCGGATGCCGTCGGGGGGCGTCATCTTCAGCGACGGGATGGAGGAGGACTTCCTCGCGTTCGGCGCGGGGGCCCGCGCCCACATCCGTCCGGCGAAGCAGCGCGCGCGACTGGTGATGGCCTGAGGCCGCGCGCGCCGGGCTCCGGGTCAGGTCACCGTCACTTCGATGTCGGGGCAGTCCACCGCGGTGTCGTGGAACTCGCCGTTGAGGGCGGGCACCTTCGCCGCGTCCGTGGTGACGTCCATCAACTGGCCCACGAAGTGGATGCGGTAGGTGCCCGGCGTCTGGATTCCGTACGCCTGCGCCACGTCGACGCCGCGCTCCTCTGACGCGCCCGGGGCGAGCGTGGCGTAGGAGGACGCGTCCGGCGGCCCGCGCTTGACCATGGGCCCCATGTAGGACTGGTCCGCGGCGGAGCCGGTGAGCGTCACCTTGAAGATGTCGTTGCGGATGCCCTCCAGCGGCGTGTGCCACTTGAGCACGTACACCGGCTGCGCGGAGGTGTTGGTGAGCTTGAAGAGCACCTCCACCGGCTCGCCCGCCTTCACCTGGGCGGGCGCGCTCAGCGAGCACTCCAGCGTCTTCTTCGCCATGGCCGTCGTCTCCTCGGGCCGCCCATCCGCGGGCGGCGCTGACTCTTCCTTGCGCGCCGCGCAGCCCGCCGCGGCGATGGCCGCGGTCAGCAGCGCGATGCGACCTGCGTGTCCGTGCTTCATGTGTTGGACCTCCGCCCTTCGCTCAGGGAGCGCGGGAGCGCGCCCCCGACAAAAAGAAAGCGGGGACGCCCGGCCGCGCCCCCGCTCCCCCTTCACATCATGTCAACGGCGTGCTGTCACGGCAGCGCGGGCGTGTTCTCCGCGAAGTACTCGTGGCTGTCCGCGTTGTCGCGGGCGCGCGCGGAGTTGGAGCTGGTGAGGCTGCGGCAGGCGCTCTGGCCGTACGCGTGGTCATCCGTGTCCGCCACCACGGTGAAGTGGCTCATCTCGTGGACCAGCGTGCCGCCCTTGGAGTCGGTGCCGGACATGGGCGCGCTCCAGAAGGCGTTGCACACGTAGATGCGGTAGTGCCCGTTCTTGTAGACGTACGCGTAGGCGCTGTCCGTGCACGCGCAGTCGACGATGACGCTCTTCGTGTCGAACGCGTTCTTGATGGAGGCGAAGTGCGCCTTGATGAGGTTCACGTTCGTCGCGTTGTTCGGACCGAACCAGGTCGTGAAGCGCGAGCCGATGGTGCCGTTGAGGTAGTTGACGGCGCCGTTCGTCATCGACTGCGCGGTGCTGAACGCCGTCGTCACCGTGGAGGCCGGGCGCGAGCCCGTGCAGCTCGACGTGGACAGCGCCTGCGCGGAGACGGAGTCATGGCCCCAGGCGACGGGCGGCTGGAACTGACGGCCCTCCACGAACACGCTCAGGCTGTCGGAGGCCAGCTGGGACAGGCCCTGGTGGCCCTCGTCCGAGTGGTGGCCCTCCGAGTCGTAGCGGATGCTGTAGCTGCCCGTCTTCGCGAAGTCGTAGATGGTGGCCAGGTCCACCGTGTAGGAGACGCTCTCGCCCGCCGCCAGGCGCAGGAAGTCCGTCGTCGCCGGCGTGGCCCACTTGTAGTGACGGCCGTTGTACTCCGCCTTCTGCCCGTCCACCGTCACCTGGAACAGGTCCTCCTTGATGCCGTCCGTCGGCGTGTGCCACTTGAGCACCCGCACCGTGTCCCGCGACACGTTCGTGAGCGTCACCTGCACGCTGACGCCCTCGCGCGCCGCGTAGGACTGGCTCGGCACCGACAGCTTCACCGCCACATCACCCGCGACCGCGTCGCGCGCGCTCTCGCCCTCGGTGGGGATTTCTCCCGCACGCTCGTCCGGCGCACCACACGCGCCCAGCAGCGACACGCTGACAACGGCACCCATCCACCAATTGAGGCGACCACCTGAGCTGAGGCTCATGTCGGGGACTTCCTTTCGGGGATTGCTTTGGGGAGTGACTTCGCGGAGCGCGCGGCGGTCCTCATTCAGAGAATGCGGCCCTGTCGCGCTATTCAGCTTATAGCTCCGTTCACTCCACCCCGTCCAGGCCCGACATGTCGGAGGGGCTACGGGCGCGCGTAGGCGACGAGCAGCGCCACCATGCCGACGGCGTAGCCGAGCACGACGGGGCCGAGCGCGAAGAGGACGGCGTCATAGAGGCTTTCAGTCTGGGTGTTCATGGCGTGTGTTCCTTGCGTGGTGCCGCGCGTCCATCGCGTGGCATCCGGACACATGAGCAAGGCGTGGGCCATGTCCTTCCCGGGCGCGAAACCCCATGCACTTCGCGAGGTTGCCGAAGGCGTGGGGTGGGAGCGCGCCGCGGGGCTCGCGCAAGGTGTTCGCCCGTGGGACGCGCGCGTGCGGCCGCGGTATCGGCCCTGGCGCGCGCGTGCACCGGTTGCGTCGCTCCTCAGGGAGCAGCGGCGCTCTTGGGGGCGAGCGAGCGGACGAGCTCCAGCGCGCGGCGCACATGCTCGCCCACGCGAATCTGGGATTCGAAGCTGTCCTGGACGATGCCTTGCCGGTCCACCACGAAGGTGACGCGGCCGGGCAGCATGCCGAGGAACGACGTGCCCACGCCGAACGCCTCGCGCGCCGTGCCCTGCGCGTCGCTCAACAGCAAGAAGGGCAGGCGGTGCTTGGCGGCGAAGCCCTGGTGGGACGCCACCGAGTCTGCGCTGATGCCCACCACCTCCGCGCCCGCCGCGACGAAGTCCTCGTACTGGTCCCTCAACCCGCAGGCCTGCACCGTACAACCCGGTGAGTCGTCGCGCGGGTAGAAGTAGACGACGAGCACTTTCTGTCCCACCAGGTCCTTCAGGCGCACCGGCTGATTGCCCGGGCCCGTCAGTGTCACGTCCGGCAGCACATCGCCCTGCTTCAGCAGCTTGTTCTTCGCCACGCTTGGCTCCTCCCGCACGCACGCGGTGCTACAGGGGCGTGCCGTCGACGCGGCAGTCAACCATGCCCCCGAGGGTGGGGCGAGCTTGCGGACGAGCGTCAACAAGCGCGCGGGGTGCACAGCCTGCCCCCTCGCTTTCCGAGAGAGCGCGCGGGCGCGGTGTCACGCGCAACCACGCCGCACGCATCCGCGATACTTCCACCGCATCTGAATCCGCGTGGGGCAGCAGGTGTTGCTCCCACGTCCGGCAGGCGACAGCCCTGCGCGCGGCCGGACCCGAAATTTCGGGCACGGGAAGCAATGGCGTCTTACCTTTCGAGACAAGACGTGAGAGCTTAGCTACGGGTACAGGGCGGAAACTTTCGCCGAGGTTGCGCAAGATGCCGTTCAGGCGTAGGACGCAGCCTCGGGGGGTTGGTCAGGAGTGAACATGGTCGGCCTCGTCGTCGCATCGCACGGGCGTTTGGCGGAGGAGCTGGTCTCCACCGCGGAACAGATCGTGGGGAAGCTCCCCGCGGTGGCAACCTGCAACATCGAGCCGGGGACTCCCGTCGAGGACCTCCGCGCGAAGATGAAGCAGGCGGTGTCGCGCGTGGACACGGGTGATGGCGTCATCATCCTCGCGGACCTGTTCGGAGGTACGCCCTGTAAGGAGTCGCTGATGATGTGTCAGCGCATGAACCTGGAGGTCCTGGCGGGCGTCAACCTGCCCATGCTCCTCAAGGCCAACTCGCTTCGCTCCGAGCAGATGACCCTCCCGGAGATGGCCAACCAGCTCGCGTCCTATGGTCAGCGCAACATCACCTGTGCATCCGCCCTGCTTCGCGAGGCTCAGCAGCAGCCGCGAACTTGACCAAGTGGCGCGGGTCGGCGATTCGAGACGGCTGTGATCACCCTGGTCCGCGTCGACAACCGCCTCATCCACGGCCAGGTCGTCGAGGCCTGGCTGCCGCACCTCAAGGTCTCCCGCGTCGTCGTCGCGGATGACGAGGCTGCCTCCAGCCCGCTCATCCGCGCCGCCATGGCGCTCGCGGTGCAGAGCGCCATCGAGGTGCAGATCCTCCCGCTGTCCCAGGTGGACTTCGCCGCCCTCTCCAAGGACGGGGTGCGCACGCTGGTGCTGTTGCGCGACGTGGCCTCGGTGCCCTTCGCGTACGCGCACGGGCTGAACCTGGGCGAGCTCAACCTGGGCAACGTGCACTTCGGCACGGGGCGCCGGCAGGTGTCCCCGTCGGTGTTCCTGGCGGAGGCGGAGCTGCGCACGCTGCAGCAACTGGCCGAGCAGGGCGTGCGCGTGGAGGCCCGCGCCGTCCCCGCGGAGAAGCCCGTGGAGCTACCGGACCTCTCCGAGCGGTGGGTGAAGGCCGGGTGAACACGTGAGCGTCCTCTGGACCCAGGTGGCGCTCGCGGGGTTGTGGGGCGGACTGGTGGCCGTGGAGCGCAAGGCGTTCCTGCAGGCCATGCTGTCGCGCCCGTTGGTGGCCTCCGCCGTGATGGGGCTCTTGCTCAACGACGTGCCCTCGGGTCTGGGCGTGGGGCTCCTCCTGGAGCTGTTCTTCCTGGGCACCGCCAACCTGGGCGCGTCCCTGCCGGAGAACGACACGCTGGCGGCCACCGCCACCAGCGCGGCGGCGTGCACGATGACGCTGGCCTCGGGCGCGGGCTCCACGCCGGCCATCTGGTCCCTGGCGGTGCTGCTCTTCATCGGCATGGGCCGGGTGGGGCGGCGCGCGGACCGGCTGCTGGAGGGCTACTCGGCCCGGCTGGCGCGCGTGGCGCTCGCCTCCGCGGAGACCGGCAACCTCACGCGCGCCATGCGGCAGAACCTGTGGGGCATGTGGCCGCACTTCGTGGTGTACGGCGTGCTGACGTCGTTGTGCGCGCTCGCGGGCTTCTTCGTGGAGCCGGTGCTCCAGTCGCTGCCGTCCATGCTGGTGCGGGGGCTGGCGTGGGCCTGGCCGGCCATGGCGTCGGTGGCGGCGGCCATCGCGGCGCAGGGCAGCCACGCGAAGAAGGCGCCCCTCTACGCGGCCCTGGGCGCCGCGGCGGTGACGGTGGCCGTGGTGCTCTACGTGCTCCAGGGGCATGACGCGTGAGCGCTCCGGACACCACGCTCCCCTGGGGGGTGCTCCTGCGCGTCTTCATGCGCTCGCTCTTCCTGCAGGCCTCGTGGAACCCCAAGGGCATGCAGAACCTGGGGCTGGCCTACGCGGTGTTCCCCGCGCTGGAGCGGCTGTACGCGGCGGGCTCCGCGCGCGAGGAGGCGGTGCGCCGGCACCTGGTCTTCTTCAACACGCACCCCTATGTCGCCGCGGCGATTGTCGGCGGCGTCGTCTTCCATGAGGAGCGCATCTGCCGGGGGGAGGAGACCCCGGACAAGGTGGTGGCCTTCAAGGCGGCGCTGATGGGGCCGCTGGCGGCGCTGGGGGACGGGTTCTTCTGGCTGTCGCTCAAGCCCGCGGCGGGCGCGGTGGGGGCGGCGCTGGTGCCGCTCCTGGGCCTGTGGGCGGTGCCCGTCTTCCTGGTGCTCTACAACCTGGTGCACCTGCTGCTCCGGGTGAGGTTGTATTGGCTGGGGCTCACCCTGGGGGACCGGCTGGTGGAGGCGGTGGCGAAGGCCAACCTGCCGGCCCGGGGGGCGCGGCTGCGGACGGTGGCGGCGTTGTGCGCCGGAGGGCTGGCGGCGTGGCTGGCCGTGTCCTTCGGGGCCAATGCCGGTGGGGCGTACGCGCCCTTCCTGGCGGCCGGGTGTCTGGCCCTGGGGGTTGCATCCTACGTGCTGGTCAGCCGTCGGGTGCCCAACTACGTGGTGCTCTACCTCGCGGCGACGCTGGCCTGCGCGGCGGGTGCC
It encodes the following:
- a CDS encoding SPFH domain-containing protein — encoded protein: MVIGYMKAAPTSYVMQFEGGRVVREGAGLSFFYWKPSATLVSVPLSSADVPFVFNEVTRDFQAVTLQGQLTYRVADARKLAGLLDYSLAASGRYRSDDPEKLPERLVQVAQVRARTVVQGLSLREVLVSAQTIEDQVLSSLASAEPIRALGVEVMAFSLLSAKPTPEMARALEAEAREGLQRHADEAIYARRNAAVEQERRIKESELATELAVQERQRQLREAKMAADIAVEEQRAALMERWTQNEKQAADARAYALEKTLAPVRGVDWKTLMATSASGGDPALNIALAFREMAENAQRIGELNVSPDLLHSLMSAGGGSRPPQTTAPRAPTPPARER
- a CDS encoding M35 family metallo-endopeptidase, coding for MSLSSGGRLNWWMGAVVSVSLLGACGAPDERAGEIPTEGESARDAVAGDVAVKLSVPSQSYAAREGVSVQVTLTNVSRDTVRVLKWHTPTDGIKEDLFQVTVDGQKAEYNGRHYKWATPATTDFLRLAAGESVSYTVDLATIYDFAKTGSYSIRYDSEGHHSDEGHQGLSQLASDSLSVFVEGRQFQPPVAWGHDSVSAQALSTSSCTGSRPASTVTTAFSTAQSMTNGAVNYLNGTIGSRFTTWFGPNNATNVNLIKAHFASIKNAFDTKSVIVDCACTDSAYAYVYKNGHYRIYVCNAFWSAPMSGTDSKGGTLVHEMSHFTVVADTDDHAYGQSACRSLTSSNSARARDNADSHEYFAENTPALP
- a CDS encoding peroxiredoxin, producing MAKNKLLKQGDVLPDVTLTGPGNQPVRLKDLVGQKVLVVYFYPRDDSPGCTVQACGLRDQYEDFVAAGAEVVGISADSVASHQGFAAKHRLPFLLLSDAQGTAREAFGVGTSFLGMLPGRVTFVVDRQGIVQDSFESQIRVGEHVRRALELVRSLAPKSAAAP
- a CDS encoding protease, with the translated sequence MKHGHAGRIALLTAAIAAAGCAARKEESAPPADGRPEETTAMAKKTLECSLSAPAQVKAGEPVEVLFKLTNTSAQPVYVLKWHTPLEGIRNDIFKVTLTGSAADQSYMGPMVKRGPPDASSYATLAPGASEERGVDVAQAYGIQTPGTYRIHFVGQLMDVTTDAAKVPALNGEFHDTAVDCPDIEVTVT
- a CDS encoding PTS system mannose/fructose/N-acetylgalactosamine-transporter subunit IIB, which produces MITLVRVDNRLIHGQVVEAWLPHLKVSRVVVADDEAASSPLIRAAMALAVQSAIEVQILPLSQVDFAALSKDGVRTLVLLRDVASVPFAYAHGLNLGELNLGNVHFGTGRRQVSPSVFLAEAELRTLQQLAEQGVRVEARAVPAEKPVELPDLSERWVKAG
- a CDS encoding PTS sugar transporter subunit IIA encodes the protein MVGLVVASHGRLAEELVSTAEQIVGKLPAVATCNIEPGTPVEDLRAKMKQAVSRVDTGDGVIILADLFGGTPCKESLMMCQRMNLEVLAGVNLPMLLKANSLRSEQMTLPEMANQLASYGQRNITCASALLREAQQQPRT
- a CDS encoding PTS sugar transporter subunit IIC, translated to MSVLWTQVALAGLWGGLVAVERKAFLQAMLSRPLVASAVMGLLLNDVPSGLGVGLLLELFFLGTANLGASLPENDTLAATATSAAACTMTLASGAGSTPAIWSLAVLLFIGMGRVGRRADRLLEGYSARLARVALASAETGNLTRAMRQNLWGMWPHFVVYGVLTSLCALAGFFVEPVLQSLPSMLVRGLAWAWPAMASVAAAIAAQGSHAKKAPLYAALGAAAVTVAVVLYVLQGHDA
- a CDS encoding diacylglycerol kinase catalytic domain-containing protein produces the protein MFEKILLVTRRTRLAGLVERFNTKKQAKFYVENAGQDFDEFEREDASYARAVDRLRDSLDVGLPVQQVDRSLVPTFLFTGKEIVVVAGQDGLVANVAKYVGEQPLVGVNPDPDRFDGVLLPYEVPGARAAVRKVLDGKARTRGVTLAEARLEDGQRLLAFNDLFIGARTHVSARYRLSHGGQEEAQSSSGVLVSTGAGSSGWLSSVFTLARGLTARTGGVPGEAWRLSWEEPRLAFVVREPFVSRNSGAELVGGFVTAEEELVLESRMPSGGVIFSDGMEEDFLAFGAGARAHIRPAKQRARLVMA